In Paracoccaceae bacterium Fryx2, a single genomic region encodes these proteins:
- the greA gene encoding transcription elongation factor GreA has protein sequence MEKIPMTRAGHAALDDELRTLKTIERGAVIRAIAEAREHGDLSENAEYHAAREKQSFIEGRIKELEAMLSLAEVIDTSKLSGAIKFGATVTLIDEDSSEERTYQIVGEAEADIEHGLLNIRSPLARALIGKDEGDSVDVKTPGGQRSYEVLRIRYS, from the coding sequence ATGGAAAAGATTCCCATGACACGCGCGGGCCATGCCGCGCTGGATGACGAACTGAGAACGCTCAAGACCATCGAACGCGGGGCGGTGATCCGGGCGATTGCCGAGGCCCGCGAGCACGGCGATCTCTCGGAAAACGCCGAGTATCACGCCGCCCGCGAGAAACAGAGCTTCATCGAAGGCCGCATCAAGGAGCTTGAGGCGATGCTGTCGCTGGCCGAGGTGATCGACACCTCGAAACTGTCGGGCGCCATCAAGTTCGGCGCCACCGTGACCCTGATCGACGAGGACAGCAGCGAAGAGCGCACCTACCAGATCGTCGGCGAGGCCGAGGCCGACATCGAACACGGGCTGCTGAACATCCGCTCGCCGCTGGCGCGCGCGCTGATCGGCAAGGACGAGGGCGACAGCGTCGATGTCAAGACCCCGGGGGGGCAGCGCAGCTACGAGGTCCTGCGCATCCGCTATTCTTGA
- a CDS encoding electron transfer flavoprotein-ubiquinone oxidoreductase produces the protein MPGPTTDRIERESMDYDVVIVGAGPAGLSAAIRLKELDSDLSVVVLEKGSEVGAHILSGAVLDPVGLNKLFPDWRERGAPVTTQVTEDNFFYLSAGGHVRIPNGPMPPLMNNHGNYIVSMANVCRWLAEQAEALGVEIFPGMAASELVFGAAGEVRGVVAGEFGRLSDGTPGPSYEPGMELLGKYVFLSEGVRGSLSKQVIAKYALSDGKCPQKYGLGMKEIWEIDPAKHKLGSVTHTMGWPLGSKAGGGSFLYHIENNQIFIGFVVHLNYENPYLYPYMEFQHFKHHPMVAELLKGGKRVAYGARAISEGGWQSVPKVVFPGGALLGCSAGLVNVPRIKGNHNAMLSGIAAAEAAAKAIKAGHAHDELTGYEDDLRSGPIAQDLKKVRNVKPIWSKYGLVASMLGGGFDMWTNHLFGISLFGTMKHSRTDAQATGLAQDHKPIDYPRPDGVISFDRLTNVAFSFTNHEESQPSHLTLKDPSVPIGINLPKYAEPATRYCPAGVYEVVAEAGKEPRFVINFQNCVHCKTCDIKDPTQNIVWKTPQGGDGPNYPNM, from the coding sequence ATGCCCGGACCGACGACCGACAGGATCGAACGCGAGTCGATGGACTATGACGTGGTGATCGTGGGGGCGGGGCCGGCCGGGCTTTCGGCCGCGATCCGGCTGAAGGAACTCGACAGCGACCTGTCGGTGGTGGTGCTGGAGAAGGGGTCCGAGGTCGGCGCGCACATCCTGTCGGGCGCGGTGCTGGACCCGGTGGGGCTGAACAAGCTGTTTCCCGACTGGCGCGAGCGCGGCGCCCCGGTCACGACGCAGGTGACCGAGGACAACTTCTTCTACCTCAGCGCGGGCGGGCATGTCCGCATCCCGAACGGGCCGATGCCGCCGCTGATGAACAACCACGGCAACTACATCGTGTCGATGGCGAACGTCTGCCGCTGGCTGGCCGAACAGGCCGAGGCGCTGGGGGTCGAGATCTTCCCGGGCATGGCGGCGTCGGAGCTGGTGTTCGGCGCGGCGGGCGAGGTGCGCGGCGTGGTGGCGGGCGAATTCGGCCGCCTGTCGGACGGCACGCCGGGGCCAAGTTACGAGCCGGGGATGGAACTCCTGGGCAAATACGTCTTCCTGTCGGAAGGCGTGCGCGGGTCGCTCTCCAAGCAGGTGATCGCGAAATACGCGCTCTCGGACGGCAAGTGCCCGCAGAAATACGGCCTCGGCATGAAGGAGATCTGGGAGATCGACCCCGCCAAGCACAAGCTGGGCAGCGTCACCCACACGATGGGCTGGCCCCTGGGCAGCAAGGCGGGCGGCGGGTCGTTCCTCTACCACATCGAGAACAACCAGATCTTCATCGGCTTCGTGGTGCACCTGAACTACGAGAACCCGTATCTCTACCCCTACATGGAATTCCAGCACTTCAAGCACCATCCGATGGTGGCCGAACTGCTGAAGGGCGGCAAGCGGGTGGCCTACGGGGCGCGCGCCATTTCCGAAGGCGGCTGGCAGTCGGTGCCGAAGGTGGTGTTTCCCGGCGGGGCGCTGCTGGGCTGTTCGGCGGGTCTGGTCAACGTGCCGCGCATCAAGGGCAACCACAACGCCATGCTGTCGGGCATCGCCGCCGCCGAGGCTGCGGCCAAGGCGATCAAGGCGGGCCATGCCCATGACGAGCTGACCGGCTACGAGGACGACCTGCGCAGCGGGCCGATTGCGCAAGACCTGAAAAAGGTGCGCAACGTCAAGCCGATCTGGTCGAAATACGGGCTGGTGGCCTCGATGCTGGGCGGCGGGTTCGACATGTGGACCAACCATCTGTTCGGCATCAGCCTGTTCGGCACCATGAAGCACAGCCGCACCGATGCGCAGGCGACCGGCCTTGCGCAGGATCACAAGCCGATCGACTACCCCAGACCCGATGGCGTGATCAGCTTCGACCGGCTGACCAACGTGGCGTTTTCCTTCACCAACCACGAGGAAAGCCAGCCGTCGCACCTGACGCTGAAAGACCCTTCGGTGCCGATCGGGATCAACCTGCCGAAATACGCCGAACCGGCGACCCGCTACTGCCCGGCGGGGGTCTACGAGGTGGTGGCCGAGGCCGGGAAGGAACCGCGCTTCGTGATCAACTTCCAGAACTGCGTGCATTGCAAGACCTGCGACATCAAGGACCCGACGCAGAACATCGTGTGGAAGACGCCGCAGGGCGGCGACGGGCCGAACTATCCCAACATGTGA
- a CDS encoding tetratricopeptide repeat protein, giving the protein MPHPMMRPILALVVAAFAAHPALAQVDPPEDSGAYLAARVAATESDYASAADWYARTLIRDAANPALLEGAIISNIGTGDFATATAMALRLQQLGVKSQEANIVLLADQAKRGDFAALLADAKAGRKIGALVDGLAAAWAELGNGRMSEALAGFDTLAKAPGLEAFGLYHKALALASVGDFEGADAILSGREAGTLRMMRRGIIAHAQILSQLERNPEALALLDTAFGTEPDPGIDVLRAGLAGTGPVPYDVALSATDGLGEVFFTLATALNGEAEDGYTLIYARVAAWLRPNHTEALLLAGGLLAQQGQHDLAVATYAQIPPDNPAYHVAEIGRSESLYAAGKPEEAIAVLQALTVSHGDLMSVHLALADALRREERYAEAALSYDAAIARVEKPDERHWPLFYSRGVCFEREKQWAKAEPDFRRALELSPDQPQVLNYLGYSYLEMNTNLDEALGMIERAVAARPDSGYIIDSLAWGLYRLGRYEEAVEPMERASLLEPVDPVVTDHLGDVYWAVGRKLEAQFQWRRALSFEPEEKEAIRIRRKLEVGLDAVLAEESAGGGNGG; this is encoded by the coding sequence ATGCCCCACCCGATGATGCGACCGATCCTTGCGCTGGTCGTGGCCGCCTTCGCAGCGCACCCGGCGCTGGCGCAGGTTGATCCGCCAGAGGATTCGGGCGCCTATCTGGCGGCCCGGGTGGCTGCGACCGAAAGCGACTATGCCAGTGCGGCAGACTGGTATGCCCGCACCCTGATCCGCGATGCGGCCAACCCGGCGCTGCTGGAAGGCGCGATCATCTCGAACATCGGAACCGGCGATTTCGCGACGGCAACGGCGATGGCGCTGCGGCTGCAGCAGCTTGGGGTGAAAAGCCAGGAGGCCAACATCGTGCTGCTGGCCGATCAGGCCAAGCGCGGCGATTTCGCAGCACTGCTGGCCGATGCCAAGGCCGGGCGCAAGATCGGCGCGCTGGTGGACGGGCTGGCGGCGGCCTGGGCCGAGCTTGGCAACGGCCGGATGTCCGAGGCGCTGGCGGGCTTCGACACCCTTGCCAAGGCGCCGGGGCTGGAGGCGTTCGGGCTTTACCACAAGGCGCTGGCGCTGGCCTCGGTCGGCGACTTCGAGGGGGCGGACGCGATCCTGTCGGGTCGCGAGGCGGGCACGCTGCGCATGATGCGGCGCGGCATCATTGCCCATGCCCAGATCCTCAGCCAGCTGGAGCGCAACCCCGAGGCGCTGGCGCTGCTGGATACCGCCTTCGGCACCGAGCCCGATCCGGGCATCGACGTGCTGCGCGCCGGGCTGGCGGGCACCGGGCCGGTGCCCTATGACGTGGCGCTTTCCGCGACCGATGGCCTGGGCGAGGTGTTCTTCACCCTTGCCACCGCGCTGAACGGCGAGGCCGAGGACGGCTATACCCTGATCTACGCCCGCGTCGCCGCCTGGCTGCGCCCAAATCATACCGAGGCGCTGCTGCTGGCGGGCGGGCTGCTGGCCCAGCAGGGGCAGCACGATCTGGCTGTTGCCACCTATGCGCAGATTCCGCCCGACAACCCGGCCTATCATGTGGCCGAGATCGGCCGGTCTGAATCGCTTTACGCGGCGGGCAAGCCCGAGGAGGCCATCGCGGTGCTGCAGGCCCTGACGGTCAGCCATGGCGACCTGATGTCGGTGCATCTGGCGCTGGCCGATGCGCTGCGCCGCGAGGAACGCTATGCCGAGGCGGCGCTTTCCTATGACGCCGCGATTGCCCGGGTCGAGAAGCCCGACGAGCGGCACTGGCCGCTGTTCTACAGCCGCGGCGTCTGTTTCGAGCGGGAAAAGCAGTGGGCCAAGGCCGAGCCCGACTTCCGCCGCGCGCTGGAGCTTTCGCCGGATCAGCCGCAGGTGCTGAATTACCTCGGCTATTCCTATCTGGAAATGAACACCAATCTGGACGAGGCGCTGGGGATGATCGAACGCGCGGTGGCGGCGCGCCCCGACAGCGGCTACATCATCGACAGCCTCGCCTGGGGGCTCTACCGGCTTGGCCGCTATGAAGAAGCGGTGGAACCGATGGAGCGCGCCTCGCTGCTGGAGCCGGTCGATCCGGTGGTGACCGACCATCTGGGCGATGTCTATTGGGCCGTGGGGCGCAAGCTGGAGGCGCAGTTCCAGTGGCGCCGCGCCCTGTCGTTCGAGCCCGAGGAGAAAGAGGCGATCCGCATCCGCCGCAAGCTGGAGGTCGGTCTGGATGCCGTGCTGGCCGAGGAATCTGCCGGGGGGGGCAATGGCGGCTGA
- a CDS encoding 4-(cytidine 5'-diphospho)-2-C-methyl-D-erythritol kinase has protein sequence MAAEVFAPAKINLTLHVTGQRADGYHLLDSLVVFAEVGDTVTVAPADTLRLTITGPQAAALPVTDDNLVLRAARALDPARGAAITLEKVLPVASGIGGGSADAAATLRALSALWGVPLPGPQAVLRLGADVPVCLAGVPVRMTGVGEGLVPLAHPLPQGWLVLANAGVHVSTPAVFRAMARRDNPAMPRDLPRLRSLPELAAFLQMQRNDLEAAAVGLAPVIARCKAALSALPGCLMARMSGSGATCFGLFADPLTATAAARTLQAAEPGWWVAAGAVRPFGAGLTVANQAS, from the coding sequence ATGGCGGCTGAGGTCTTTGCGCCGGCCAAGATCAACCTGACGCTGCACGTCACCGGGCAGCGGGCCGACGGCTATCATCTGCTCGACAGTCTGGTGGTGTTTGCCGAGGTGGGCGACACGGTAACCGTGGCCCCCGCCGATACCCTGCGGCTGACGATCACCGGCCCGCAGGCCGCCGCCCTGCCTGTCACTGACGACAATCTGGTGCTGCGCGCGGCGCGGGCGCTGGACCCGGCGCGGGGGGCCGCGATCACGCTGGAAAAGGTGCTGCCCGTGGCCTCTGGCATCGGTGGCGGCTCGGCCGATGCGGCGGCGACGCTGCGGGCGCTTTCCGCCCTGTGGGGCGTGCCGCTGCCGGGGCCGCAGGCGGTGTTGCGGCTGGGGGCGGATGTGCCGGTCTGCCTTGCCGGGGTGCCGGTGCGGATGACCGGGGTGGGCGAGGGGCTGGTGCCGCTGGCGCACCCGCTGCCGCAGGGCTGGCTGGTGCTGGCCAATGCCGGGGTGCATGTGTCCACCCCCGCGGTATTCCGCGCGATGGCGCGGCGCGACAACCCCGCCATGCCGCGCGACCTGCCGCGCCTGCGCAGCCTGCCGGAGCTTGCCGCCTTCCTGCAAATGCAGCGCAACGATCTGGAGGCGGCGGCGGTCGGGCTTGCCCCGGTGATCGCGCGCTGCAAGGCCGCGCTGTCGGCGCTGCCCGGCTGCCTGATGGCGCGGATGTCGGGGTCGGGGGCGACCTGCTTTGGCCTGTTCGCCGACCCGCTGACCGCCACCGCCGCCGCCCGCACCCTGCAGGCGGCCGAGCCGGGCTGGTGGGTCGCGGCGGGCGCTGTGCGGCCCTTCGGCGCTGGCCTGACCGTGGCGAATCAGGCAAGCTGA
- a CDS encoding polyprenyl synthetase family protein, which translates to MGLDEVSQKPHDRLAEVLADDMAAVNVLIRDRMASEHAPRIPQVTAHLVEAGGKRLRPMLTLAAARLCGYGGPFHIHLAATVEFIHTATLLHDDVVDESQRRRGKPTANLLWDNKSSVLVGDYLFARSFQLMVETGRLEVMDILANASATIAEGEVLQLTAAQDLATTEGIYLQVVRGKTAALFSAATEVGGVIADAPAAQIAALRDYGDALGVAFQIVDDLLDYGGSAVAIGKNTGDDFRERKLTLPVIKAVALATPEERAFWVRVIEKGRQQDGDLGEAQAIMNRHGAMAAARQDALAWAARARKALTLLPAHPLRGILDDLAGYVVARIS; encoded by the coding sequence ATGGGTTTGGACGAGGTTTCGCAAAAGCCGCATGACCGGCTGGCAGAGGTTCTGGCCGATGACATGGCAGCCGTTAACGTGCTGATCCGTGATCGGATGGCCAGCGAACACGCGCCCCGCATCCCGCAGGTCACCGCCCATCTTGTCGAGGCCGGGGGCAAGCGACTGCGCCCGATGCTGACGCTGGCGGCAGCGCGGCTGTGCGGTTACGGCGGGCCGTTCCACATCCATCTGGCGGCGACGGTCGAATTCATCCACACCGCGACGCTGCTGCACGACGACGTGGTCGATGAAAGCCAGCGCCGCCGCGGCAAGCCGACCGCCAACCTGCTGTGGGACAACAAGTCTTCGGTGCTGGTCGGGGACTACCTCTTTGCGCGCAGCTTTCAGCTGATGGTCGAAACCGGGCGGCTGGAGGTGATGGACATCCTCGCCAACGCCTCGGCCACCATTGCCGAGGGCGAGGTGCTGCAACTGACCGCGGCGCAGGATCTGGCGACCACCGAAGGCATCTACTTGCAGGTGGTGCGCGGCAAGACGGCGGCGCTGTTCTCGGCGGCAACCGAGGTGGGCGGCGTGATCGCCGATGCGCCGGCGGCCCAGATCGCGGCGTTGCGCGACTATGGCGATGCGCTGGGCGTGGCGTTCCAGATCGTCGATGACCTGCTCGACTACGGCGGCTCGGCGGTGGCGATCGGCAAGAACACCGGCGACGATTTCCGCGAACGCAAGCTGACGCTGCCGGTGATCAAGGCGGTGGCGCTGGCCACGCCCGAGGAACGTGCCTTCTGGGTGCGGGTGATCGAGAAGGGGCGGCAACAGGACGGCGATCTGGGCGAGGCGCAGGCGATCATGAACCGTCACGGCGCGATGGCCGCCGCCCGGCAGGACGCGCTGGCCTGGGCCGCGCGCGCCCGCAAGGCCCTGACGCTGCTGCCCGCGCATCCGCTGCGCGGGATTCTCGACGATCTGGCGGGCTATGTCGTGGCGCGGATTTCCTGA
- a CDS encoding DUF2007 domain-containing protein: protein MKELLRSADPTVIAFASALLQGEDIAVFALDVHMSILEGSLGILPRRLMVQDADLYRARIVLADNDIPTGL, encoded by the coding sequence ATGAAGGAACTTCTGCGCAGCGCCGACCCGACGGTCATAGCCTTTGCCTCGGCCCTTCTTCAGGGCGAGGATATAGCCGTGTTTGCCCTGGACGTCCACATGAGCATCCTCGAAGGTTCCCTCGGCATATTGCCGCGCCGCCTGATGGTGCAGGATGCCGACCTTTACCGTGCCCGGATCGTGCTGGCCGACAACGACATTCCCACGGGGCTTTAG